A region of Lepeophtheirus salmonis chromosome 13, UVic_Lsal_1.4, whole genome shotgun sequence DNA encodes the following proteins:
- the LOC121127786 gene encoding LOW QUALITY PROTEIN: stress-induced-phosphoprotein 1-like (The sequence of the model RefSeq protein was modified relative to this genomic sequence to represent the inferred CDS: inserted 1 base in 1 codon), whose protein sequence is MSKEAALKEKELGNAAYKKRDFPTAIVHYKKAIELIPSEVTFRTNLAAVYFEEKEYDECIKICEEAIEIGRENRADFKFIAKAYARIGNAYKKMKDLEKAKMAFEKALTEHRTPDYRSSLSEIESAIKKEVEESYRNPDLAEEEKNKGNELFKXGDFSTAIQHYSEAIRRNPDESKIYSNRAACYTKLMSFDLALKDCEKALELDPTFIKAYLRKANALKGMGKTSQATVAYEKALEIDPTCSEASEGRRNCMMQASADPEERRNRAMNDPEITKILSDPAMRMILEQMQSDPASIQEHLKNPEIAQKFMKLKDSGLISVGYK, encoded by the exons ATGTCCAAAGAAGCCGcattgaaagaaaaagaattgGGCAATGCCGCCTACAAGAAACGTGACTTTCCAACGGCAATTGTCCATTATAAGAAGGCCATTGAACTCATTCCCTCGGAAGTGACATTCCGAACGAATTTAGCTGCAGTGTACTTCGAGGAAAAGGAATACGATGAGTGCATCAAGATATGCGAAGAGGCCATTGAGATTGGAAGAGAGAATCGTGCGGATTTCAAGTTCATTGCCAAGGCCTATGCAAGGATTGGCAATGCTTACAAAAAGATGAAGGATTTAGAGAAGGCCAAAATGGCTTTCGAAAAGGCTTTAACAGAACACCGAACCCCGGACTATAGATCCAGTCTCTCCGAG atcGAGTCTGCCATAAAAAAGGAAGTCGAAGAATCGTATAGAAATCCTGATTTGGCCGAAGAGGAAAAGAATAAAGGAAACGAATTGTTCA AAGGGGATTTCTCAACTGCTATCCAACATTATTCTGAAGCTATTCGTAGAAATCCTGATGAAAGCAAAATCTATTCAAACCGTGCTGCTTGCTACACCAAACTTATGTCCTTCGACTTAGCCTTAAAAGACTGTGAAAAGGCTCTTGAATTGGATCCTACATTTATTAAAGCTTATTTACGCAAGGCAAACGCATTAAAGGGAATGGGTAAAACCTCTCAGGCTACGGTTGCTTATGAAAAAGCTCTTGAAATTGATCCTACCTGTTCAGAGGCTTCAGAAGGGCGTAGAAATTGTATGATGCAAGCTAGTGCGGATCCTGAAGAGAGACGAAACAGGGCCATGAATGATCCAGAGATAACGAAAATTCTCTCTGATCCTGCCATGAGAATGATTCTGGAGCAAATGCAATCAGATCCAGCCTCTATTCAAGAGCATCTCAAGAATCCTGAAATTGCTCAAAAATTCATGAAACTTAAAGATTCCGGACTTATCTCAGTTGGTTATAAATAA
- the LOC121127975 gene encoding carboxypeptidase B, whose amino-acid sequence MKLKILILGIFALVCVSEQRKSYNGYQVVRTENIDSQNKIIELIKFVEHDKDNSYDFGVNPRIVGNHATIMAAPGTISKLLDFLKEQDISAEVIMKDVGDMLKKENNNNKLFRRHKNTDFAIDWYNYYGVNDIYTFLHQVRKGKEDFVSVVKYGTSYEGRDLNLIKIEKAGPGAPNIFIEGGIHAREWISPSMTTYIIYSLLEKPENANYLNQFNFHIIPSANPDGYEFTRNDTRFWRKTRSYIPNSHCRGVDPNRNWGFHWHESGVSDDPCSSIYPGSRPFSEIEVESIRKYVLALSPTPIMSLCIHSAAELFLYPYGYAVGAFTDNHAELEELGQQAASALNAVHGSKFGVINAAAFWPGAGAADDWYAGVLGSRFVYTIELRKGEGNIFDLPTEEITPSGEELWEGIKVMLNKAHEVSLE is encoded by the exons atgaagcttAAGATATTGATACTTGGAATATTTGCTCTGGTATGTGTTTCGGAACAAAGGAAAAGCTATAATGG cTATCAAGTTGTTCGAACAGAAAACATTGActcccaaaataaaataattgaactaaTCAAATTTGTGGAACATGATAAGGATAATTCCTATGACTTTGGCGTCAACCCTCGAATCGTCGGAAATCACGCCACAATCATGGCTGCTCCTGGAACCATCTCTAAGCTCCTGGATTTCCTTAAAGAACAGGATATTTCGGCAGAAGTCATCATGAAGGATGTTGGAGA tatgctcaagaaagaaaataacaataacaaattgTTTAGACGTCATAAAAACACTGATTTTGCTATAGATTGGTATAATTACTATGGAGTAAACGAT ATTTACACTTTCTTGCATCAAGTTCGTAAAGGGAAAGAGGATTTTGTGAGTGTTGTAAAATATGGCACATCCTACGAAGGACGCGATTTAAATCTCATCAAAATTGAGAAAGCTGGACCTGGGgctccaaatatttttattgaaggcGGTATTCATGCCAGAGAGTGGATTTCTCCCTCAAtgactacatatattatttatagtctGCTGGAGAAGCCGgaaaatgcaaattatttaaatcagttcaattttcatataattcCATCAGCAAATCCAGATGGTTATGAATTCACCAGAAATGAC aCTCGATTTTGGAGAAAAACCCGTTCCTACATCCCTAACTCCCATTGTAGAGGGGTTGACCCAAACAGGAATTGGGGATTCCATTGGCATg aGAGTGGAGTAAGTGATGATCCCTGCTCCTCAATTTATCCTGGATCTCGACCCTTCTCGGAGATAGAAGTTGAATCTATTCGCAAATACGTTTTAGCCTTAAGCCCCACCCCCATAATGAGTCTATGTATACATAGTGCAGCTGAGCTGTTCCTATATCCATACGGTTATGCTGTAGGAGCATTCACTGACAACCATGCTGAACTT gAGGAGTTGGGTCAACAAGCAGCAAGTGCATTGAATGCAGTCCATGGATCTAAGTTCGGTGTGATTAACGCTGCTGCATTCT ggCCCGGTGCTGGAGCTGCGGATGATTGGTATGCCGGAGTCTTGGGATCACGCTTTGTGTATACTATTGAGCTTAGAAAAGGTGAAGGAAACATCTTTGACCTTCCAACAGAAGAGATTACTCCAAGTGGGGAAGAGCTTTGGGAAGGAATTAAAGTCATGCTCAACAAGGCTCACGAAGTTTCATTGGAGTAA